The following are encoded in a window of Thermus antranikianii DSM 12462 genomic DNA:
- a CDS encoding NUDIX hydrolase: MQTAKPLKRAVALAAWSEEGLLLVKRPEEDPEFAGAWGLPAVSLGDGEGPEDGALRVGREKLGAGVEVLRPVAFGVEERTAYTLELWVVEARLLARPELPEPKPGKTYYRAYRFGRPEELREAARQGSLCSRLYLAVKGLCP; this comes from the coding sequence GTGCAGACGGCCAAGCCCCTTAAGCGCGCGGTGGCCCTGGCCGCCTGGAGCGAGGAAGGGCTTCTCTTGGTGAAGCGGCCCGAGGAGGACCCCGAGTTCGCCGGGGCCTGGGGCCTGCCGGCGGTGAGCCTTGGGGATGGAGAAGGCCCGGAGGATGGGGCCCTAAGGGTAGGCCGGGAGAAGCTGGGAGCCGGGGTGGAGGTCCTCCGGCCCGTGGCCTTCGGGGTGGAGGAGCGGACCGCGTACACCCTGGAGCTTTGGGTGGTGGAGGCCAGGCTTCTCGCCAGGCCTGAGCTTCCCGAGCCCAAGCCCGGCAAGACCTACTACCGGGCCTACCGCTTTGGCCGGCCCGAGGAGCTTAGGGAAGCCGCCCGGCAAGGCTCCTTATGCAGCCGCCTTTACCTGGCGGTGAAAGGTCTCTGCCCGTGA